One window of Siniperca chuatsi isolate FFG_IHB_CAS linkage group LG15, ASM2008510v1, whole genome shotgun sequence genomic DNA carries:
- the LOC122862134 gene encoding uncharacterized protein LOC122862134 isoform X2, with protein MDYKPSFVYLPGSTQLRLQASPEAARAARQSRQEASEPLHLKSAQRAEADAWGRVTALGGDPADRRHILSRTEVLFGRYRGRTFQWLLTHDVGYAAAVLASHEKECEGGDSSGTPVKCNKDSLLEYARLFPAMAAAIADKQRTDAEGDRLVGFGTYRSLTYRQLYETVNAKLSNYRNWVRQLTVNAGCQLAQLQQYVVRRDEEPQQSVVRRDKKLQQSVVRRDEELQQSVVRRDEEPQQSVVRRDEELQQSVVRRDEELQQSVVRRDEEPQQSVVRRDEEPQQSVVRRDKKLQQSDSASSAVAASPPSSTARSTGRSPSARPACSSRAVLAPSAPSTSSSTAQRAASPPPQRPRSSSSTARKRKARVLSNSSEDEDDRLEAAGAEQETAAPASSPPPLPPPPPPVPGRAPPPPPAPPAQLLLPAAWRRTLPVEQQEWVSKALFVKDQTGRAVLSQELQLWYNPPGPQLVYSQRPSTPDAFFQRPFFFWAPYRMWQYHLKCPNCAHKLTGCGIYKTVRKVLDLDGWYYMATEYLECRSCKKKVAGWAECVRKQLDVHHQQLFPAVLAYKISCDRKVLAQMKGRTLGNSVSRLRSFLVEQHTAEWMRRGTHYLHTCWNFKVPGVQMPRLPALPKMEPVPSNSWLLSTYTRDSFTRIEELRAKVTSTFGSILKMNSTKKVTRKLAGADAGTTQWMTSVGNELGQVLMSVLTAAEGYGLRDMAKGLQERYQRAGKDPPHVLYVNSGCCSGDGGTCAATALFPAWAQMSIRLDIRHFLRRLAAGVTSESHPLYPDFMRSLSGCIFEWDPEDLSRLRRTNVMSVKEMSRHCRRRTRGAQETERLLDETVEAFMGATDTMNIPLLDRDRMKEIWSTQRKHITCIQDPPGVHLHTRTGQVTKGGVTLPVYRCARGSASLESFHMHLNRFIPGTTARECYFQIYLLEGLTRWNQDRAQAAAGGASTGTKCYSGQEQHNFNKLTQHFYGLPLAESYTEPLEYTGELIGISYLYGQSGRTLQDFPDGSEELNVEEEEEEEELLDNLEEVVGDEEFDNFRLDCLDPLQQPPPQQQLQPPPQQQVEPPQPEPSSQPTP; from the exons ATGGACTACAAACCGTCCTTTGTGTACCTGCCTGGGTCCACCCAGCTGCGGCTCCAGGCCAGCCCCGAAGCTGCCAGGGCGGCCCGGCAGAGCAGACAGGAGGCCAGCGAGCCCCTCCACCTCAAGTCCGCACAGAGGGCAGAGGCAGACGCCTGGGGGCGGGTCACGGCCCTGGGGGGGGATCCGGCTGACCGGAGACACATCCTCAGCAGGACTGAGGTGCTGTTCGGTCGGTACAGGGGCCGGACCTTCCAGTGGCTGCTGACCCACGACGTCGGCTACGCGGCGGCAGTGCTGGCTAGCCACGAGAAAGAGTGTGAGGGGGGAGACAGCAGCGGCACCCCCGTCAAGTGCAACAAGGACTCCCTGCTGGAGTACGCCCGACTCTTTCCTGCTATGGCTGCCGCCATAGCTGACAAGCAGAGGACGGACGCAGAGGGCGACCGGCTGGTGGGCTTCGGCACTTACAGATCCCTGACCTACAGGCAGCTGTATGAGACAGTGAATGCAAAGCTCAGCAA CTACAGGAACTGGGTCCGGCAGCTGACCGTCAACGCCGGCTGCCAACTCGCGCAGCTGCAGCAGTATGTGGTGAGGAGGGACGAGGAGCCGCAGCAGTCTGTGGTCAGGAGAGACAagaagctgcagcagtctgTGGTCAGGAGGGacgaggagctgcagcagtctgtGGTCAGGAGGGACGAGGAGCCGCAGCAGTCTGTGGTCAGGAGGGacgaggagctgcagcagtctgtGGTCAGGAGGGacgaggagctgcagcagtctgtGGTCAGGAGGGACGAGGAGCCGCAGCAGTCTGTGGTCAGGAGGGACGAGGAGCCGCAGCAGTCTGTGGTCAGGAGAGACAagaagctgcagcagtctgACTCCGCCTCCTCAGCTGTTGCCGCCTCACCTCCATCCTCCACAGCCCGCTCCACCGGCCGGTCCCCCTCAGCCAGACCGGCATGCTCCAGCAGGGCTGTCCTTGCTCCGTCTGCACCCTCCACCTCGTCCTCCACCGCCCAGCGGGCTGCTTCACCACCTCCTCAGCGCCCCCGGTCGTCCTCGTCCACTGCGAGGAAGAGAAAGGCCAGGGTCCTGTCAA ATTCCTCGGAGGATGAGGACGACCGGCTGGAAGCTGCAGGTGCTGAGCAGGAGACGGCTGCTCCAG CATCTTctccaccaccactaccaccaccacctcctcctgtgCCAGGAAGGGCTCCACCTCCCCCGCCTGCTCCTCCAGCTCAG CTCCTCCTGCCTGCAGCTTGGAGGAGAACCCTGCCTGTAGAGCAGCAGGAGTGGGTCAGCAAGGCCCTGTTTGTTAAGGACCAGACAGGGAGGGCAGTCCTGTCTCAGGAGCTCCAGCTGTGGTACAACCCGCCTGGTCCCCAGTTGGTCTACAGCCAGCGTCCCTCCACCCCTGACGCCTTCTTCCAGCGGCCCTTCTTCTTCTGGGCCCCGTACCGCATGTGGCAGTACCACCTCAAGTGTCCAAACTGCGCTCACAAACTGACGGGCTGTGGCATCTACAAGACTGTCCGCAAAGTCCTGGACCTTGACGGCTGGTACTACATGGCCACAGAGTACCTGGAGTGCAG GTCCTGTAAGAAGAAGGTAGCCGGCTGGGCAGAGTGCGTCAGGAAACAGCTGGACGTCCACCACCAACAGCTCTTCCCTGCAGTGCTGGCGTACAA GATCTCGTGCGACAGGAAGGTGCTGGCTCAGATGAAGGGGCGCACACTGGGCAACAGCGTCAGCCGCCTTCGCTCGTTCCTCGTGGAGCAGCACACGGCAGAGTGGATGAGGCGGGGGACTCACTACCTGCACACCTGCTGGAATTTCAAGGTCCCTGGAGTGCAGATGCCCCGTCTTCCCGCGCTGCCGAAGATGGAGCCTGTACCCAGCAACAGCTGGCTCCTGTCCACCTACACCAGGGACTCCTTCACCAGGATTGAGGAGCTGAGGGCGAAGGTGACCTCAACCTTCGGCTCCATCCTGAAGATGAACTCCACCAAGAAA GTGACCAGGAAGCTGGCCGGGGCGGACGCTGGTACCACTCAGTGGATGACCAGTGTGGGCAACGAGCTGGGGCAGGTGCTGATGTCTGTCCTGACGGCGGCCGAGGGCTACGGGCTGAGGGACATGGCGAAGGGCCTGCAGGAGCGGTACCAGCGAGCAGGGAAGGACCCTCCACATGTCCTGTACGTGAACAGCGGCTGCTGCAGCGGAGACGGAGGAACCTGTGCAGCAACCGCTCTGTTCCCAGCGTGGGCGCAGATGTCCATCAGGCTGGACATCCGGCACTTTTTGCGCAGGCTGGCGGCAGGTGTGACCTCGGAGAGCCACCCCCTCTACCCAGATTTCATGCGGAGTCTCTCTGGCTGCATCTTCGAGTGGGACCCGGAGGACCTGTCCCGCTTGAGGAGGACAAACGTGATGTCCGTCAAGGAGATGTCTCGGCATTGTCGCCGCCGCACACGTGGGGCGCAGGAGACCGAGCGTCTCCTCGATGAGACGGTGGAGGCGTTCATGGGTGCCACCGACACCATGAACATCCCACTGCTGGACCGGGACCGGATGAAGGAGATCTGGAGCACCCAGAGGAAACACATCACCTGTATCCAG GATCCTCCTGGTGTCCACCTCCACACCAGGACCGGTCAGGTGACCAAGGGTGGGGTGACTCTCCCCGTCTACCGCTGTGCCCGAGGGTCAGCGTCGCTGGAGTCGTTCCACATGCACCTCAACAGGTTCATCCCGG GCACCACTGCCAGAGAATGCTACTTCCAGATATACCTGTTGGAGGGGTTGACACGGTGGAACCAGGACCGGGCCCAGGCGGCTGCGGGCGGAGCCAGCACCGGGACGAAGTGCTACAgcggccaggagcagcacaacTTCAACAAGCTGACTCAGCACTTCTACGGGCTGCCGCTGGCTGAGAGCTACACCGAGCCGCTGGAGTACACGG gggAGCTGATCGGGATCAGCTACCTCTACGGGCAGAGCGGACGGACGCTGCAGGACTTCCCCGACGGCAGCGAGGAGCTGAAcgttgaggaggaggaggaggaggaggagctgctggacAACTTGGAGGAGGTTGTTGGTGATGAGGAGTTTGATAACTTCCGCTTAGACTGCTTAGATCCATTACAGCAGCCTCCAccccagcagcagctgcagcctccACCCCAGCAGCAGGTGGAGCCACCTCAGCCTGAGCCCTCCTCCCAGCCGACCCCCTGA